The Desulfovibrio sp. Huiquan2017 genome includes a window with the following:
- a CDS encoding agmatine deiminase family protein, with protein MANTPVTPIRVPVRAPACDGLFMPGEWARHEATWMIWPCKPSAWPFGMDKPRLAYAEVAKAISRFEPVYMMCRPELMDQARALCGRTVTLVPMDTRDSWARDSAPTFVVDGKGGVAGVDWVFNDWGHIARYEGKYDEPMAQAVLEHLAMRRYAAPCIIEGGGIHADGEGTLLTTEQVQFDPRRNAGFSKRDFEDLFAAYLGTEKVIWLGDGLEDDETNGHVDILACFVRPGVVMVHDCTDPDDANHKVSQDAIRRLEAATDARGRSFEIIRMPQPAPRRNGDWRMDLSYINFYITNGGVIMSAFDDPMDETAYKLMCEAFPAHEVVQVPSLDIFAGGGGIHCITQQQPEGTPLPVF; from the coding sequence GCCTGCGACGGCCTGTTCATGCCCGGCGAATGGGCCCGGCATGAGGCCACCTGGATGATCTGGCCCTGCAAACCGTCGGCCTGGCCGTTCGGCATGGACAAACCCCGCCTGGCCTACGCCGAGGTGGCCAAGGCGATCAGCCGGTTCGAGCCGGTGTACATGATGTGCCGCCCCGAACTCATGGACCAGGCCCGAGCCCTGTGCGGCCGGACCGTGACCCTGGTGCCCATGGACACCCGCGATTCCTGGGCGCGCGACTCGGCCCCGACCTTCGTCGTCGACGGCAAGGGCGGCGTAGCCGGTGTGGACTGGGTCTTCAACGACTGGGGGCACATCGCCCGGTACGAGGGCAAATACGACGAGCCCATGGCCCAGGCCGTGCTTGAGCACCTGGCCATGCGCCGCTACGCCGCGCCGTGCATCATCGAAGGCGGCGGCATCCATGCCGACGGCGAAGGCACCCTGCTGACCACCGAACAGGTCCAGTTCGACCCCCGACGCAACGCGGGTTTCTCGAAGCGGGACTTCGAGGATCTCTTCGCGGCCTACCTCGGCACGGAAAAGGTCATCTGGCTCGGCGACGGCCTGGAGGATGACGAGACCAACGGGCATGTGGACATCCTGGCCTGCTTCGTCAGGCCCGGCGTGGTCATGGTCCACGACTGCACCGACCCGGACGACGCCAACCACAAGGTTTCGCAGGACGCCATACGACGACTGGAAGCCGCCACGGACGCGCGCGGCCGGTCCTTCGAAATCATCCGCATGCCCCAGCCCGCCCCGCGCCGCAACGGTGACTGGCGCATGGATTTGAGCTACATCAACTTCTACATCACCAACGGCGGCGTCATCATGTCCGCCTTCGACGATCCCATGGACGAAACGGCCTACAAACTGATGTGCGAGGCCTTCCCGGCCCACGAGGTGGTCCAGGTCCCGAGCCTGGACATCTTCGCCGGAGGCGGCGGCATCCACTGCATCACCCAGCAGCAACCCGAGGGCACGCCGTTGCCCGTGTTTTAG
- the aguB gene encoding N-carbamoylputrescine amidase: protein MTKTTLAVTQMACTNDLAANVDRAENLVREAAGLGGQIILLQELFEGPYFCKKQKFEYFSLAHEARPGDPLLARFSALAKELGVVLPVSFFERAGKAYYNSMAMMDADGTMLGLYRKTHIPQGPGYEEKYYFNPGDTGFKVWETAFGKVGVGICWDQWYPEAARSMALMDADVLMYPTAIGSEPTMPDCDSMPHWRRTQQGHAAANILPVCASNRIGTETDDEVTMTFYGSSFITDPMGELLADADRTTQGVVIAEADFDEIRNFRTGWGFYRDRRPRHYHTLLTLDGHTPAD from the coding sequence ATGACCAAAACGACATTGGCAGTCACCCAAATGGCCTGCACCAATGACCTCGCGGCCAATGTGGACCGGGCCGAAAACCTGGTCCGCGAGGCGGCCGGACTTGGCGGACAGATCATCCTGTTGCAGGAGCTGTTCGAAGGGCCGTACTTCTGCAAAAAACAGAAATTCGAGTACTTCTCCCTGGCCCACGAGGCGCGTCCCGGCGACCCGCTTCTGGCCCGCTTTTCCGCCCTGGCCAAGGAACTCGGCGTGGTCCTGCCCGTGTCCTTCTTCGAACGCGCAGGCAAGGCGTATTACAACTCCATGGCCATGATGGATGCAGACGGGACCATGCTCGGCCTGTACCGCAAGACCCATATCCCCCAGGGGCCGGGCTATGAGGAAAAATACTACTTCAATCCCGGCGACACCGGCTTCAAAGTCTGGGAAACGGCCTTCGGCAAGGTCGGCGTGGGCATCTGCTGGGACCAGTGGTATCCCGAAGCCGCCCGGTCCATGGCCCTGATGGACGCGGACGTACTGATGTACCCCACGGCCATCGGAAGCGAGCCGACCATGCCCGACTGCGATTCCATGCCGCACTGGCGGCGGACCCAGCAGGGGCACGCGGCCGCCAACATCCTGCCGGTCTGCGCTTCCAACCGCATCGGCACCGAAACCGACGACGAAGTGACCATGACCTTCTACGGCTCGTCGTTCATTACCGACCCCATGGGCGAACTCCTGGCCGACGCCGACCGGACCACCCAGGGCGTAGTCATCGCCGAGGCGGACTTCGACGAGATCCGCAACTTCCGCACCGGCTGGGGCTTCTACCGCGACCGGCGGCCCAGGCACTATCATACCCTCCTGACCCTGGACGGCCACACCCCGGCCGACTAG